ataaagctcagtgttgattaaatggagaagctgaattctccctccacctgtgtctgtgacacagagtctgacacttcacataaattctactagtgaagacaaacacagtgtgtcccactgctgatcactgtaaacctccatttctgtcaggaggacatatgaactggattctctcatcctgtcgtcctttgctttttcctttcctttcagtagtaactttcaaatacactttaacatttgtttcacatagtttaatttgatgtaatgttgtaaacaaatgatgtaaacaaatatttgatcagTTTACTCAGTCCTGGGGTCGATTTCATGAAGGAGGTTCAACAAACTCTGAGTATGAGTGTTAACCCTGAGTTGACAAACCCTGAGTTGAAAAACTCtgagtttcctgtttcaacacagCTGATTCACATTAGTTTTGTCAACTCTGAGTATGTTGACTCCGAGTTAAGCGCGTGCACCACGACTAGAAATAAGCCATCATCAATGGAGCCCCGATTCCTTGATTCACCATGGAAGCGGGATCAAAAAGAAAGcgctcaacatttttttcacccctgGAGCTTGAAATTTTGATGGAGGCATACGGTGAATATGAGCATATTTTCctaaaaaaaagcaacacagtgGCAGCGGCAAAAGATAGAGAAAACGCATGGGAAAAAATCACTGCTCGAGTCAATgcgtaagttttgtttttaatcactcatAAAATATTGCATGCAAAAAATGCTGTTGGCCCCCTGTTCATGCAGGTGCAACCCAGGGGGCGAAAAACGGACTTGGAggcagttgaaaatgaaatataaaaatataattcagtCAGGTGAGTTGGAAATATAACATGCCTGGTTGTATCTCACTTTGGTAACATTTGATATGTCTATTTCAATTTAATTgtaattcaattttcaatttttatttatatttttaatttatttattgaatacTGTAACAGCTCTTTCAGTCCTgcatgatgttttcacacattctgCCCCCTGTAATGTTTCATTAATTAATGTGGTGAAGTTAACATTTGACTCCTGCCTAGCCAACAGAAAGAGGGCAGAGGCCCGTAAAACAGGTGGAGGACCTGCACCACCACCTctaacagaggcagaggagagggcccTTAGCCAAACAACAGGAAGGCCCATGGCTGAGGGAATCCCAGGGGGCAGCTCATCTGAACCAGTCAGCCCTGAGGACACAAGTGCcttcataacatgtaacaagTCCACACttctatattgttttttttatgaagcctCTTTTAGATGCAAAAGCTGTTTGTTCCTGAATCCAATAGATTCTGAGGGAAGTCTCCACCTATTGGAGCCTCATGTGGCCCAACTCCAGCCTGTTGTAAGTGCCTCAACACACCATAACCCCATAACCAATAGTGGTATAAAGttcacaaaatgaaatgcttgACTTCAAAGGATGAcgaacatgaagatgaggacactgtgtctgctgtcacagaCAGGCCCTCAGAGGTATCATATTAGATCAGcattacatgtacatgtgaCTTTCTTGTATGGATTTATATTGACATGGAAGCTAACATATTCATCCTTTTTTAACAGAGCATAACTGGACAGCATGAAGAGGGTCCATCAACTTCTGCAGAACAAATGAATACAGTGAGAGTTTCACTGAACAACAGAGTTTAATTCTGTATAATTGACTGTGTTGAACAATATTCTTGTGGATTTCCAGTTACCAGTCAAGGAGTTATACAAAATTCATCTACCTAAACAAATCCAAAAAACGGACAAGGAAATGTTATACCTGGACCGCCAGATCCAAAAGGCAGATCTGGAAATCGAGATACTTAAACacaagctggaggtgtgtgtgtagtcagaggtaaatttaatgtattattagaGCAATATGAAAAactaacagaaaaatgttctctttgtctctgtctgtctgtaggatATAAGGAagactaaataaaatgaacgtgtgacagtgtggtattCTGTGTGGCTGTAATTTAACATGGAAAATGGTTGTTGCAGATCAGATCTCTGATTGCCCTTCCATCCTGATTTTCTGGGAGCTGGATGGGGTCCTCCTCAGGGTCTTCTATTTGTAGGGCAGGGTGTTGCTCTCCTCTAATAGTTGCAATATTATGGAGAATAACACATGCCACAATTATGTCACAGGCTCTCTCAGGGGTTACTCTGAGATGACGTAAGCACTGGAAACGGGCTTTCAACAGGCCTATAGTCATCTCTACCCTGGCTCTCGTCCTACAGTGTGCCACATTGAAGTGCTGCTGGGGTCCTGGTTGAGGGTCTGGGTAAGGGGTTATAAGATTTCGTTGGCAGGGGTAACCCCTGTCACCCAGAAGGAAGCCATGAATCTCTCCTGCAAGtgaagtcacattttttacttctgatatttttctcagaaaaattAGA
The window above is part of the Toxotes jaculatrix isolate fToxJac2 chromosome 5, fToxJac2.pri, whole genome shotgun sequence genome. Proteins encoded here:
- the LOC121182600 gene encoding putative nuclease HARBI1 is translated as MACPFLEDPIDEEARLIRRELRLRRARIFRPRFPNVIGCIDGTHIPITAPSENEGDYVNRKSFHSINVQIICDAAHIITNVEAKWPGSVHDSRIYRESTISNRLERGEIHGFLLGDRGYPCQRNLITPYPDPQPGPQQHFNVAHCRTRARVEMTIGLLKARFQCLRHLRVTPERACDIIVACVILHNIATIRGEQHPALQIEDPEEDPIQLPENQDGRAIRDLICNNHFPC